The proteins below are encoded in one region of Streptomyces roseirectus:
- a CDS encoding erythromycin esterase family protein has product MNRALLATTLTLLTLATTTAATTTAATPPAPDPLTAALTRSAHPLRTTDPGGDTRDLRPLDRAVGDARIVGLGEATHGTHDFFALKARVFRHLVETKGFRTFALEAPWSTGRRLDAYVVHGEGDPERIFREEFQRDYFWADNTDYLALVRWMRAYNIRHPHDPVRFLGDDIAWTGPEIYDEVARYVAEHSPHLSGRLARLYRDLRPTRQTGAYIEDYLATPYATRAERARRTTEALKLLKRTPAGPGHDTAVQNATAIDRTARQYAFAFEKGTGEIAKSMRYRDDMMAANVARWAGRTGTKVLLSAHDAHIGYVPVDPAHYPKMQGAFLRDRLGDGYVSVGVTFGSGGFMATGPDGGTPRPQTVGPPAPGSNEETLDRVRHRNYLLDLRTTGAPARGWLHTARPTRSIGTAYPDEGPSDIALARAYDVLIHLREVAPAELRAR; this is encoded by the coding sequence ATGAACCGCGCCCTTCTGGCCACGACCCTCACCCTCCTCACCCTCGCAACGACGACCGCCGCCACGACCACCGCCGCAACGCCCCCCGCCCCCGACCCGCTCACCGCCGCCCTCACCCGCTCCGCCCACCCCCTCCGCACCACCGACCCCGGCGGCGACACCCGCGACCTCCGCCCCCTGGACCGGGCCGTCGGCGACGCCCGGATCGTCGGCCTCGGCGAGGCCACCCACGGCACGCACGACTTCTTCGCCCTGAAAGCCCGCGTCTTCCGCCACCTCGTCGAGACGAAAGGCTTCCGCACCTTCGCCCTGGAGGCCCCCTGGAGCACCGGCCGCCGCCTGGACGCCTACGTCGTGCACGGCGAGGGCGACCCCGAGCGGATCTTCCGCGAGGAGTTCCAGCGGGACTACTTCTGGGCGGACAACACCGACTACCTGGCCCTGGTCAGGTGGATGCGCGCCTACAACATCCGCCACCCCCACGACCCCGTCCGCTTCCTCGGCGACGACATCGCCTGGACCGGCCCGGAGATCTACGACGAGGTCGCGAGGTACGTGGCCGAGCACAGCCCCCACCTGAGCGGACGGCTCGCGCGCCTGTACCGGGACCTGCGCCCGACCCGGCAGACGGGCGCGTACATCGAGGACTACCTCGCCACCCCGTACGCGACCCGCGCGGAACGCGCCCGGCGCACGACGGAAGCCCTCAAGCTGCTGAAACGGACCCCCGCCGGACCAGGCCACGACACGGCCGTCCAGAACGCGACGGCGATCGACCGCACGGCACGCCAGTACGCGTTCGCCTTCGAGAAAGGCACCGGGGAGATCGCCAAGAGCATGCGCTACCGGGACGACATGATGGCGGCGAACGTGGCGCGGTGGGCCGGCCGCACCGGCACCAAGGTGCTCCTGTCGGCGCACGACGCGCACATCGGATACGTCCCGGTCGACCCGGCGCACTACCCCAAGATGCAGGGCGCGTTCCTGAGGGACCGCCTCGGGGACGGCTACGTCAGCGTCGGCGTGACCTTCGGAAGCGGCGGGTTCATGGCCACCGGCCCCGACGGGGGCACGCCCAGGCCCCAGACGGTGGGCCCGCCCGCCCCCGGCAGCAACGAGGAGACCCTGGACCGCGTCCGCCACCGGAACTACCTGCTCGACCTGCGCACCACAGGCGCGCCCGCGCGAGGGTGGCTGCACACGGCCCGCCCGACGCGCAGCATCGGCACGGCCTACCCGGACGAGGGCCCCTCGGACATCGCCCTCGCGCGCGCGTACGACGTGCTGATCCACCTCCGCGAGGTGGCGCCGGCCGAGCTGCGCGCGCGGTGA
- a CDS encoding FBP domain-containing protein, which translates to MRALSEHEIRGSFVNCSKGEAKRLAIPRDLDERPWDELDFLGWRDPGAPDRSYLVTEHAGRLVGVTLRFPSSQRGFLHRSMCSLCLTTHRGGGVSLMTARKAGAAGREGNSVGVYMCTDLACSLYIRGRKVPDSGSRFEESLTVEQQIDRTTGLLSAFLDKLAV; encoded by the coding sequence ATGCGCGCGTTGTCCGAGCACGAGATCCGCGGCTCCTTCGTGAACTGTTCGAAGGGCGAGGCCAAGCGGCTCGCGATCCCGCGCGACCTGGACGAACGTCCCTGGGACGAACTCGACTTCCTCGGCTGGCGCGACCCCGGCGCACCGGACCGCAGCTATCTCGTCACCGAGCACGCGGGCCGCCTCGTCGGCGTCACGCTGCGCTTCCCGTCGTCCCAGCGGGGCTTCCTGCACCGCAGCATGTGCTCCCTGTGCCTCACGACCCACCGGGGCGGCGGGGTCTCCCTCATGACCGCGCGCAAGGCCGGCGCGGCGGGCCGGGAGGGCAACTCGGTCGGCGTCTACATGTGCACCGACCTCGCCTGCTCGCTCTACATCCGGGGCCGCAAGGTCCCCGACTCGGGCAGCCGGTTCGAGGAGAGCCTGACGGTGGAGCAGCAGATCGACCGGACGACGGGGCTGCTGTCGGCGTTCCTGGACAAGCTCGCCGTCTGA
- a CDS encoding DUF3626 domain-containing protein has product MQTSRARAAVAHVTTQAVGPAVPVDLRVTLNFHPDRTADGEPILRALARDGAYHSQFVTGTSNGGLTAHPGGDRWRWESRIFGGAYDDAEPHERPVYGALNFRRQVVGAAPRFGSAHFRLTAAALTRATFCYPDSAAEPAHFGVAASSALIALAESDEQDPLNDYIETQIHGGVDLARDVEAVVLDACYRGTRVEDDARRLPCAVEWHPGYRITLADLHAHADYRGPEYAALGEEIAEDGHVDPRVIGDAARSGRYALQDLKMVWHTLARFGAPEGAGTARAQAAGTGAAGI; this is encoded by the coding sequence ATCCAGACGTCCCGCGCGCGTGCCGCCGTCGCCCACGTCACCACCCAGGCCGTCGGCCCCGCCGTCCCCGTGGACCTCCGCGTCACCCTCAACTTCCACCCCGACCGGACGGCGGACGGCGAACCGATTCTGCGCGCGCTCGCGCGGGACGGCGCCTACCACTCCCAGTTCGTCACCGGTACCAGCAACGGCGGCCTGACCGCGCACCCGGGCGGCGACCGCTGGCGCTGGGAGAGCCGGATCTTCGGCGGCGCGTACGACGACGCCGAGCCGCACGAGCGGCCCGTCTACGGCGCCCTGAACTTCCGCCGCCAGGTCGTCGGAGCCGCCCCGCGCTTCGGCTCCGCCCACTTCCGGCTGACCGCCGCCGCCCTCACCCGCGCGACGTTCTGCTACCCCGACAGCGCCGCCGAACCGGCCCACTTCGGCGTCGCGGCGTCCTCGGCGCTGATCGCCCTCGCCGAGTCCGACGAGCAGGACCCCCTCAACGACTACATCGAGACCCAGATCCACGGCGGCGTCGACCTCGCGCGCGACGTCGAGGCCGTCGTCCTGGACGCCTGCTACCGGGGCACGCGCGTGGAGGACGACGCCCGCCGCCTCCCGTGCGCCGTGGAGTGGCACCCCGGCTACCGCATCACCCTCGCGGACCTCCACGCGCACGCGGACTACCGGGGCCCCGAGTACGCCGCCCTGGGCGAGGAGATCGCCGAGGACGGACACGTCGACCCGCGCGTGATCGGGGACGCCGCGCGCAGCGGCCGGTACGCACTCCAGGACCTGAAGATGGTCTGGCACACGCTGGCTCGCTTCGGGGCACCTGAGGGAGCGGGGACGGCCCGCGCGCAGGCGGCGGGCACGGGAGCGGCCGGAATCTGA
- a CDS encoding PAS domain-containing protein produces MNAAEAAVVWRNRALTLFDRVTVPVAVCDVYGDVLLANPAMAAECGATPGRLRGRAVLELFRPVEAEQVERIAQALRLRHRSRYQVSVRWDAPDGRLRHGELTADPVSDSVGLTPALLVMLRAHGEETRACPPPPETVTPVETRILALLAGGATTARAARETGLTPDGVSYHLRRLSARWGASNRTELVARAYAEGVLAAGVWPPEGRGGEGRGC; encoded by the coding sequence GTGAACGCCGCCGAGGCCGCTGTCGTCTGGCGCAACCGCGCGCTGACGCTCTTCGACCGCGTGACCGTTCCGGTCGCGGTGTGCGACGTGTACGGCGACGTCCTGCTCGCGAACCCCGCGATGGCCGCCGAGTGCGGGGCGACGCCGGGGCGGCTGCGCGGGCGGGCCGTGCTGGAGCTGTTCCGGCCCGTCGAGGCGGAGCAGGTCGAGCGGATCGCCCAGGCGCTGCGGCTGCGCCACCGCTCCCGCTATCAGGTGTCCGTCCGGTGGGACGCGCCCGACGGGCGGCTGCGGCACGGCGAACTCACCGCCGACCCCGTCAGCGACAGCGTCGGCCTCACCCCGGCGCTGCTGGTCATGCTGCGGGCGCACGGCGAGGAGACGCGCGCCTGTCCGCCGCCACCTGAGACCGTCACACCGGTCGAGACACGCATCCTCGCGCTGCTCGCCGGGGGCGCGACGACGGCACGGGCCGCCCGGGAGACGGGGCTCACGCCGGACGGGGTGAGCTATCACCTGCGGCGGCTGTCGGCGCGGTGGGGGGCGTCGAACCGTACGGAGCTGGTGGCTCGGGCTTACGCGGAAGGGGTGCTGGCTGCGGGGGTGTGGCCGCCGGAGGGGCGGGGTGGTGAGGGACGGGGGTGCTGA
- a CDS encoding phosphohydrolase: MPLSAIASGETTDPPLRPLRAVHDVAAQLLDVVAGFGPAVDRELLLAHGVPDRLARFAGTHASWQSPEAAVEDLLVSFADKIWKNKRVTDLEDLVVAELSRACGRPVREVFMELDEALTRIGDGADRRLAWQAEHPVAPGRPGGGDR; this comes from the coding sequence ATGCCCCTTTCCGCGATCGCGTCCGGCGAGACCACCGATCCCCCGCTGCGGCCCCTGCGCGCGGTGCACGACGTCGCGGCACAACTCCTCGACGTCGTCGCTGGGTTCGGGCCCGCGGTGGACCGGGAACTGCTGCTCGCCCACGGCGTCCCGGACCGCCTCGCCCGGTTCGCCGGCACGCACGCCTCCTGGCAGTCGCCCGAGGCCGCCGTCGAGGACCTGCTCGTGAGCTTCGCCGACAAGATCTGGAAGAACAAGCGCGTCACCGACCTGGAGGACCTGGTCGTCGCCGAACTCTCGCGCGCCTGCGGCCGTCCCGTCCGGGAGGTCTTCATGGAACTCGACGAGGCCCTGACCCGCATCGGCGACGGCGCCGACCGCAGGCTCGCCTGGCAAGCCGAACACCCTGTCGCCCCCGGCCGGCCAGGAGGGGGTGACCGGTGA
- a CDS encoding cytochrome P450, with protein sequence MSPTAPSPVAPSPAAHPDLAAAPVPVADISATGPGSTPIQQVMGLMREHGPVLVRRLHGRDVMFVADLDLVTDLADESRFAKHIGPALENVREFAADGLFTAYNDEPNWAKAHDILMPAFALGSMRTYHPVMLKVARRLIDAWDGAARAGQPVNVPDDMTRMTLDTIGLAGFDYDFGSFERPEPHPFVEAMVRGLEWSMHRLARVPGEDHSAADAAFRADADYLARVVDDVIAARTGTDQSGATDLLGLMLSAPHPADGTTLDHANIRNQVITFLIAGHETTSGAMSFALHYLAKHPEVLNLVRREVDALWGDQEDPEPTYDEVGRLTYTRQVLNEALRLWPTAAAFSRHALKDTLLGGRVPMRAGQAVTVLAPMLHRQPVWGDNPDLFDPERFTPEAEAARSPHAFKPFGTGERACIGRQFALHEATMLLAMLVHRYRLHDHAGYRLTIKETLTLKPDGFTLTLTPRTPADRTHAPLPGVAATAPARTDTSALPARVRPGTAALFLHGSNYGTCRDFTAQLADEAGDIGCTTETAPLDDYAGHLPTDRPVVITAASYNGRPTDDATAFAAWLAEDHDLTGVTYAVLGVGDRNWAATYQHFPTRVDERLAELGATRIADRAAADASGDLTGAVREFTRTLRTALLEHHGDPDATPAADDAGEPRHAYTVRTLTEGPLDALAERHGLVPMRVTEAHDLTTPGHPRRKCFLRVALPDGVTYRTADHLTVLPANSPALVDRALTAFGLDPDALLDIRPTRRDGLAVDRPLTARQLLTRHVELQDRPTAAQRAALAAANPCPPERAALAALTDDDPRTLLELVEAHPALRGALDWAQLLDLLTPLRPRHYSISSSPATDPGHADLMISLLDAPARSGNGRYRGTGSAHLAELAPGDTVYARVQPCREAFRMDHTAPVVMVAAGTGLAPFRGAIADRMTMTGELPPALCYFGCGAPDTDYLHADELRAADAAGAVSLRPAFSAGPGGEYVQHRIAAEGEEVWKLLTEGARVYVCGDGSRMAPGVREAFRTLYRDHTPDADAAAAETWLNELMANGRYVEDVYAAN encoded by the coding sequence ATGTCCCCCACCGCGCCGTCCCCCGTCGCCCCGTCCCCCGCCGCGCACCCGGACCTCGCCGCCGCCCCCGTCCCCGTCGCCGACATCAGCGCCACCGGACCCGGCAGCACCCCGATCCAGCAGGTGATGGGGCTCATGCGGGAGCACGGGCCGGTCCTGGTGCGCCGGTTGCACGGGCGTGACGTGATGTTCGTCGCGGACCTGGACCTGGTGACCGACCTCGCGGACGAGAGCCGGTTCGCCAAGCACATAGGCCCCGCCCTGGAGAACGTCCGGGAGTTCGCCGCCGACGGCCTGTTCACCGCGTACAACGACGAGCCCAACTGGGCGAAGGCGCACGACATCCTGATGCCCGCGTTCGCGCTCGGCTCGATGCGCACCTACCACCCGGTGATGCTGAAGGTGGCCCGCCGCCTGATCGACGCCTGGGACGGCGCCGCCCGCGCCGGGCAGCCGGTGAACGTGCCCGACGACATGACCCGCATGACCCTCGACACCATCGGACTCGCCGGATTCGACTACGACTTCGGCTCCTTCGAACGCCCCGAGCCGCACCCGTTCGTCGAGGCGATGGTGCGCGGCCTGGAGTGGAGCATGCACCGGCTCGCCCGCGTCCCCGGCGAGGACCACTCGGCCGCCGACGCGGCGTTCCGCGCCGACGCCGACTACCTCGCGCGGGTCGTGGACGACGTCATCGCCGCCCGCACCGGCACCGACCAGTCCGGGGCCACCGACCTCCTCGGCCTCATGCTCAGCGCCCCCCACCCCGCCGACGGCACCACCCTCGACCACGCCAACATCCGCAACCAGGTCATCACGTTCCTCATCGCCGGCCACGAAACCACCTCCGGCGCCATGTCGTTCGCCCTCCACTACCTCGCCAAGCACCCCGAGGTCCTGAACCTCGTCCGCCGCGAGGTCGACGCCCTGTGGGGCGACCAGGAGGACCCGGAGCCGACGTACGACGAGGTCGGACGGCTCACCTACACGCGCCAAGTCCTGAACGAGGCCCTGCGGTTGTGGCCGACGGCCGCCGCGTTCAGCCGGCACGCCCTCAAGGACACCCTCCTCGGCGGGCGCGTCCCGATGCGCGCCGGGCAGGCGGTGACCGTGCTCGCGCCGATGCTGCACCGGCAGCCCGTCTGGGGCGACAACCCCGACCTGTTCGACCCCGAGCGGTTCACGCCCGAGGCGGAGGCGGCCCGCTCACCGCACGCCTTCAAACCGTTCGGCACCGGCGAACGCGCCTGCATCGGACGGCAGTTCGCCCTCCACGAGGCGACGATGCTCCTCGCGATGCTCGTCCACCGCTACCGCCTCCACGACCACGCCGGCTACCGGCTCACGATCAAGGAAACCCTCACCCTCAAGCCCGACGGCTTCACCCTCACCCTCACCCCGCGCACCCCCGCCGACCGAACCCACGCCCCCCTCCCCGGAGTCGCGGCGACCGCCCCCGCCCGCACCGACACCTCGGCCCTCCCCGCCCGCGTCCGCCCCGGCACCGCCGCCCTCTTCCTGCACGGCAGCAACTACGGCACCTGCCGCGACTTCACCGCCCAACTCGCGGACGAGGCAGGTGACATCGGCTGCACGACCGAGACGGCACCCCTCGACGACTACGCCGGTCACCTGCCCACCGACCGCCCCGTCGTCATCACCGCCGCCTCCTACAACGGCCGCCCCACCGACGACGCCACCGCCTTCGCCGCCTGGCTGGCGGAGGACCACGACCTCACCGGGGTCACGTACGCCGTCCTCGGCGTCGGCGACCGCAACTGGGCCGCCACCTACCAGCACTTCCCCACCCGCGTCGACGAACGCCTCGCCGAACTCGGCGCCACCCGCATCGCCGACCGCGCGGCGGCCGACGCCTCCGGCGATCTCACCGGCGCCGTACGGGAGTTCACCCGCACCCTGCGCACCGCCCTCCTGGAACACCACGGCGACCCCGACGCGACCCCCGCCGCCGACGACGCCGGTGAACCCCGACACGCCTACACCGTCCGCACGCTGACCGAAGGCCCGCTGGACGCCCTCGCCGAACGCCACGGCCTGGTCCCCATGCGCGTCACCGAGGCCCACGACCTCACCACCCCCGGCCACCCGCGCCGCAAATGCTTCCTGCGCGTCGCCCTCCCCGACGGGGTCACCTACCGCACGGCCGACCACCTCACCGTCCTGCCCGCCAACTCCCCGGCCCTGGTCGACCGCGCCCTCACCGCCTTCGGCCTCGATCCGGACGCCCTGCTCGACATACGCCCCACCCGCCGCGACGGCCTCGCCGTGGACCGCCCGCTGACGGCACGTCAACTCCTCACCCGCCACGTCGAGTTGCAGGACCGCCCGACGGCCGCCCAGCGCGCCGCGCTCGCCGCCGCCAACCCCTGCCCGCCCGAACGAGCCGCCCTCGCCGCCCTCACCGACGACGACCCGCGCACCCTGCTGGAACTCGTCGAAGCTCACCCGGCGCTGCGCGGCGCCCTCGACTGGGCCCAACTCCTCGACCTGCTCACGCCGTTGCGCCCCCGCCACTACTCCATCTCATCCTCGCCCGCGACGGACCCCGGCCACGCCGACCTGATGATCTCCCTCCTCGACGCCCCCGCCCGCTCCGGCAACGGCCGCTACCGGGGCACCGGTTCGGCCCACCTCGCCGAACTCGCCCCCGGCGACACCGTGTACGCCCGCGTCCAGCCCTGCCGCGAGGCGTTCCGCATGGACCACACCGCGCCCGTCGTCATGGTCGCCGCCGGCACCGGACTCGCCCCCTTCCGGGGCGCGATCGCCGACCGCATGACCATGACCGGTGAACTCCCGCCCGCCCTCTGCTACTTCGGCTGCGGCGCCCCCGACACCGACTACCTCCACGCCGACGAACTGCGCGCCGCCGACGCCGCCGGAGCCGTCTCCCTGCGCCCCGCCTTCAGCGCCGGGCCCGGCGGCGAGTACGTCCAGCACCGGATCGCCGCCGAGGGCGAGGAGGTCTGGAAGCTGCTGACCGAGGGCGCCCGCGTGTACGTCTGCGGCGACGGCTCCCGCATGGCTCCCGGGGTGCGCGAGGCGTTCCGTACCCTGTACCGGGACCACACGCCGGACGCCGACGCGGCGGCGGCCGAGACCTGGCTGAACGAGCTGATGGCGAACGGGCGTTACGTCGAGGACGTGTACGCCGCGAACTGA
- a CDS encoding phosphotransferase family protein, with translation MDSWTRARHLLARAGLPAGLLTRVTPLSGGTYNTVEELLLDDGTRYVLKTAPHADGLRHEKRLLVSEADFYAGAARAGVPAPRVLAQDDDHLLMTAIPGIQWADDTLTPTQRTVLRTELAGQVARLHRITGPGYGYPSGALGLLAPDWRTAFTGMLDAVLADADHYGAELPLGTAEIRSAAAPAYAALDEVTTPALVHFDLWPGNILIDPAAPRVTGLIDGERMFWGDPLADLVSLALLADIRADDTFLTAYQNAGGQADFDLPARQRYALYRTYLYLIMLTEQVPRKADEGHRQWARETAAPQLLAALGEIETPAA, from the coding sequence ATGGACTCCTGGACGCGGGCACGGCACCTCCTCGCGAGGGCGGGCCTGCCCGCCGGACTCCTCACCCGCGTCACCCCCTTGAGCGGCGGCACCTACAACACCGTCGAGGAACTGCTCCTCGACGACGGCACCCGGTACGTCCTCAAGACCGCCCCGCACGCCGACGGCCTCCGGCACGAGAAACGGCTCCTCGTGTCGGAGGCCGACTTCTACGCGGGCGCCGCCCGAGCGGGCGTCCCCGCGCCGCGCGTCCTCGCCCAGGACGACGACCACCTCCTGATGACCGCGATCCCCGGCATCCAGTGGGCCGACGACACTCTCACGCCGACTCAACGCACCGTGCTGCGCACCGAGTTGGCCGGACAGGTCGCCCGCCTCCACAGGATCACCGGACCCGGCTACGGCTACCCCTCCGGCGCCCTCGGCCTGTTGGCCCCCGACTGGCGCACGGCGTTCACCGGCATGCTGGACGCGGTCCTCGCCGACGCCGACCACTACGGGGCCGAACTCCCCCTGGGGACGGCGGAGATCAGATCGGCCGCCGCCCCCGCGTACGCCGCGCTGGACGAGGTGACGACCCCGGCCCTGGTCCACTTCGACCTGTGGCCCGGCAACATCCTCATCGACCCCGCCGCACCCCGCGTCACCGGACTCATCGACGGCGAACGCATGTTCTGGGGCGACCCGCTCGCCGACCTCGTCTCCCTCGCGCTGCTCGCCGACATCCGCGCCGACGACACCTTCCTGACGGCCTATCAGAACGCGGGCGGGCAGGCCGACTTCGACCTGCCCGCCCGACAGCGCTACGCTCTCTACCGCACCTACCTCTATCTGATCATGCTGACGGAACAGGTCCCGAGGAAGGCGGACGAGGGACACCGCCAGTGGGCCCGGGAGACGGCGGCGCCCCAACTGCTGGCCGCGCTCGGGGAGATCGAGACACCGGCCGCGTGA
- a CDS encoding SDR family NAD(P)-dependent oxidoreductase, translated as MSNSDTPQVKIGSGFGFRSTADDVLAGRDLTGTLALVTGGYSGLGLETTRALAKAGARVVVPARRAEAAREAVRGIAGVEVDELDLGDLESVRAFADRFLASGRTLDYVINSAGIMACPETRVGPGWEAQFATNHLGHFALVNRLWPAIEPGGARVVSVSSRAHHFSGVRWNDVDWRQGYDKWQAYGQAKTANALFALHLDRLGRAFGVRAFSLHPGGILTPLQRHLAKEEMVERGWIDENGTPLMPEAFKTPEQGAATQVWAATSPQLDTMGGVYLEDCEIAEPAAPGDQSSGVAAWATDADQAERLWELSAERTGVNAFAG; from the coding sequence ATGAGCAACAGCGACACTCCTCAAGTCAAGATCGGTTCCGGCTTCGGCTTCCGCAGCACCGCCGACGACGTCCTCGCGGGCCGTGACCTCACGGGCACGCTGGCCCTGGTGACCGGCGGCTACTCGGGGCTCGGGCTGGAGACGACGCGGGCGCTGGCCAAGGCTGGCGCGCGGGTGGTCGTCCCGGCGCGGCGGGCCGAGGCCGCGCGTGAGGCGGTCCGGGGGATCGCCGGGGTCGAGGTGGACGAGCTGGACCTGGGCGATCTGGAGAGCGTGCGGGCGTTCGCGGACCGGTTCCTCGCCTCCGGACGCACATTGGACTACGTGATCAACAGCGCGGGAATCATGGCGTGCCCCGAGACGCGCGTGGGCCCCGGCTGGGAGGCCCAGTTCGCCACCAACCACCTGGGGCACTTCGCCCTGGTCAACCGGCTGTGGCCGGCGATCGAGCCGGGCGGCGCCCGCGTCGTGTCGGTCTCCTCGCGCGCCCACCACTTCTCCGGCGTCCGCTGGAACGACGTCGACTGGCGCCAGGGCTACGACAAGTGGCAGGCGTACGGGCAGGCGAAGACCGCCAACGCCCTGTTCGCGCTGCACCTCGACAGGCTGGGCCGCGCCTTCGGGGTGCGCGCGTTCTCCCTGCACCCGGGCGGCATCCTCACGCCCCTCCAGCGCCACCTGGCCAAGGAGGAGATGGTCGAGCGCGGCTGGATCGACGAGAACGGCACGCCGCTGATGCCGGAGGCGTTCAAGACGCCGGAGCAGGGGGCAGCGACGCAGGTGTGGGCGGCGACGTCCCCCCAGCTCGACACCATGGGCGGGGTGTATCTGGAGGACTGCGAGATCGCCGAACCGGCGGCGCCCGGCGACCAGTCGTCGGGGGTGGCGGCGTGGGCGACGGACGCGGATCAGGCGGAGCGGTTGTGGGAGCTGTCGGCCGAGCGGACGGGGGTGAACGCGTTCGCCGGCTGA
- a CDS encoding PPOX class F420-dependent oxidoreductase, whose amino-acid sequence MTQGPAPRPLSDEALSTLLGTQQFGTLATVKRSGHPHLTTMLYAWDPEARTVRFSTTADRVKLAHLRRDPRAALHVQGGDVWSFAVAEGEAEVSETTTTPGDAVGQELLGMIPEAARPDDEAAFLRQLVAERRVVIRLKVNRLYGTALDIES is encoded by the coding sequence ATGACCCAAGGACCAGCACCCCGCCCCCTGTCCGACGAAGCCCTCTCCACCCTGCTCGGCACGCAGCAGTTCGGCACGCTCGCCACCGTCAAGCGCAGCGGCCACCCCCACCTGACCACCATGCTCTACGCCTGGGACCCCGAAGCCCGCACGGTGCGCTTCTCGACGACGGCCGACCGGGTCAAACTCGCACACCTGCGGCGCGACCCGCGCGCGGCCCTCCACGTGCAGGGCGGCGACGTCTGGTCGTTCGCCGTCGCCGAGGGCGAGGCCGAGGTCTCCGAGACCACGACCACCCCCGGCGACGCCGTCGGACAAGAACTCCTCGGAATGATCCCGGAAGCGGCGAGACCCGACGACGAAGCCGCGTTCCTGCGCCAACTGGTCGCCGAGCGCCGCGTCGTCATCCGCCTGAAGGTGAACCGCCTGTACGGCACGGCGCTCGACATCGAGAGCTAG
- a CDS encoding VanZ family protein: MARAVPRPRTTKSKATPAPPSKPTPGGLKGLVKRLTVRPRAEKKPPAKPSPKPAEPAKTAPTGPRPLPLFLRIPAMAVGFAVLVAFGALLARLTLEPSPASVPLVHTNLRPGHSLRAYLDQPELRDAVRQIGGNVLLGVPFGILVPVVAPRARGIVKVLLLTAVVMLAVEFAQGALVTGRAFDIDDVILNTTGALLGYLLLGRRLGRGMHARRTKVQGPS, encoded by the coding sequence ATGGCCCGTGCCGTCCCCCGTCCGCGTACGACGAAGTCCAAGGCGACACCCGCACCTCCGTCGAAACCCACGCCGGGCGGCCTGAAGGGGCTGGTGAAACGGCTGACAGTCCGCCCGCGCGCCGAGAAGAAGCCGCCGGCGAAGCCCTCTCCGAAACCCGCCGAGCCCGCCAAGACCGCCCCCACCGGCCCCCGTCCGCTCCCCCTGTTCCTGCGCATCCCGGCGATGGCCGTCGGTTTCGCCGTCCTCGTCGCCTTCGGCGCTCTCCTCGCCCGGCTGACGCTGGAGCCCTCGCCGGCCTCGGTGCCCCTGGTGCACACGAACCTGCGTCCCGGTCACTCCCTGCGGGCCTATCTGGACCAGCCCGAGCTGCGGGACGCGGTGCGGCAGATCGGGGGGAACGTGCTGCTGGGGGTCCCGTTCGGGATCCTCGTCCCGGTGGTGGCGCCGAGGGCGCGCGGCATCGTGAAGGTGCTGCTGCTGACGGCCGTCGTCATGCTGGCGGTGGAGTTCGCGCAGGGCGCGCTGGTGACCGGGCGCGCCTTCGACATCGACGACGTCATCCTCAACACGACGGGCGCGCTGCTCGGCTACCTGCTGCTGGGCCGTCGCCTGGGGCGCGGAATGCACGCCCGGAGGACGAAGGTCCAGGGCCCCTCCTAG
- a CDS encoding DUF4230 domain-containing protein, with protein MPAWAKVLTSVVVVLAVMFAGIRLSLLPGLRDFFGTETTDRTGPALLQSIQDMSRFEGASGNFQVVVDLEKDAKFLPDAIRGSRTLYVGAGTVDAYVDLGKVAQKDVTVDEDRTKATLRLPHARLATPALDPSRSYAVSKQRGLFDRLGDFFSGNPNSEQAVQKLAVKHIGEAARESELTARAETNTTGMLKGLLRSLGFEEVTVSYVA; from the coding sequence ATGCCGGCGTGGGCGAAGGTGCTCACCTCGGTCGTGGTGGTGCTGGCGGTCATGTTCGCGGGCATCCGGCTCAGCCTGTTGCCGGGCCTGCGCGACTTCTTCGGCACCGAGACCACCGACCGCACCGGCCCGGCCCTGCTCCAGTCGATCCAGGACATGAGCCGCTTCGAGGGCGCGTCCGGCAACTTCCAGGTCGTCGTCGACCTGGAGAAGGACGCGAAGTTCCTGCCGGACGCGATCCGCGGCAGCCGCACCCTGTACGTGGGGGCGGGCACGGTGGACGCGTACGTCGACCTCGGCAAGGTGGCCCAGAAGGACGTCACGGTCGACGAGGACCGGACGAAGGCGACCCTGCGGCTGCCGCACGCGCGCCTGGCGACCCCGGCGCTCGACCCGTCCCGCTCGTACGCCGTGTCCAAGCAGCGCGGCCTGTTCGACCGGCTCGGCGACTTCTTCTCCGGCAACCCCAACAGCGAGCAGGCGGTGCAGAAGCTCGCCGTGAAGCACATCGGCGAGGCCGCGCGGGAGAGCGAGCTGACGGCGCGCGCGGAGACCAACACCACCGGCATGCTCAAGGGCCTGCTGCGCTCCCTCGGCTTCGAGGAGGTCACCGTCTCCTACGTCGCCTGA